The genomic stretch CAACCGCTACCAAGCAAGTTGCCAATCCCGATGCCTCGCTCTTAGACAAGGTGTATGTGGTTCCCAATCCCTACGTGGTGGGCAATACCGCCGAGACGCGTCCGTTCCTCTCTGGCCGTGGCGAGCGAAAACTCTTCTTCCGAAACCTGCCCGCCAAGTCCACCGTTCGGATTTTCACAGCAAGTGGGGTTTTTGTGCGCGAGATTGAAGGAGCAAACGGAACAGCCACATGGGATTTGCAGACGAAAGACGGCCTCGAAGTCTCGTATGGCCTGTATTTCTACTTGGTGAAGGCGGAGGGAGTTGGAGAGAAAACTGGCAAATTCGCCATTGTAAACTAACCTGTAACCGTGTCCGGTAAACCAAACCGTTTGCCGTTCAATAAGGATAGGATCATGAAAAAACTTGTTTACCTTGTGGTGATGGTCTTGTGTCTGCCGATTGGGACAAGGGCACAATCTAAGGTCGCTACAACCTCGGTACCTTTTCTGGAAATTGGGGTGGGTGCACGGAACGTAGCCCTTGGCGAGGCTAGCGTATCGGCCGTCAATGACATCACCGCGCTCTATTGGAATCCGGCAGGGATTACCAAAATGAAAAATGTGGAAGTAGGATTTCAACACACCACGTGGTTTGCCGGAACCCAACTCCAATATGCCGCTGGTGGGGTGAACCTCGGCAACGCGGGAGCCATTGGCGTAAGTATGTATGCCATGGGATCGGGCGAGATGCAAGTCCGAACGCTGGAATACGAAGGTGGAACCGGAGAAACGTTTAATGTGCAAGACTTGAGCATTGGGCTGAGTTATGCCAAAGCCCTTACAGATAACTTCTCGATTGGGGGAACCGCAAAGTTCATCAATTCGCGCCTCTGGCGAATGTCTGCCAAAACCATGGCCTTGGATTTGGGGGTGCAGTACCAAACGCCCCTTAAAAACCTGAACCTCGGTTTCGCCATCTCCAACTTTGGTGGGCAAATGAAACTTGCGGGCGATAATACCAATACCCGCGTGGACTTAGACCCTCTCGGAGCCGGAGACAACGATGGCTTATTGGGGAATCTGGCCGTAAAATCGTGGGATTTGCCCCTCCTCTTCCGAATTGGTGTGCATTATAATGCCGTAAAAACCGCCAATAGCCGCCTGATGATTACAACAAATGCCCTCTACCCGAACAACAACGAACGCTCGGTGAATGTGGGTGCAGAGTACGCCTTCCGAGAAATATTTTTCCTCCGTGCGGGGATGAGTAACCTCTTTTTGCCCGATGCAAACCGAGGACAAGGCAATATGCGGCTCGGTTTTGGCTTATTGTTGGGGGGGAAAATTGGGGCGGATTATGCCTTTGCGGATCGCGGCGATTTGGGCAGTACAAACATCATTGGAGCAACCATCCGGCTTTAAATTGTATAACAACAGTTCTTGATGAACGGAGCAGTCTTTTTAGGTTGCTCCGGTTTTTTTAGGTTACAAGAGGTATATTAGGTCAACAACCCTTTAACACGTTCAATAATTTTGATGGAAAAGAATCAACCAATCTTGGGGTTCATCGGAACCGGAGTCATGGGCAAAAGCATGGCTGGGCATTGGCTAAAGGCCGGATACGAAGTCTGGGTCTATAACCGAACACGAGAAAAATTGGTGTCCTTATTAGAAATGGGAGCCAAAGAAGCCCAATCGGTTGCCGATATAGCACAACATGCACAAGTTATAGCCACCATGCTGGGGTTTCCGACCGATGTGGAAGACATCTATTTGGGTGAAAATGGCCTGATAGCGAATGGAAGTCCTGCGCAACTCTTGGTGGATTTTACGACTTCCTCGCCCGACTTAGCCCGTAAAATTGCCGGAAAAGCCCGCGAAAAAGGCATCTCGACCTTGGATGCGCCTGTTTCTGGCGGCGATACTGGCGCACGCGAGGCGCGACTCTCTATCATGTGTGGTGGCGCGGAGGAAGCCTTCAAGACCGCATGGCCGCTCCTTAATTTATTAGGTCAGAATATCTTACATCATGGCCCCGATGGAGCCGGGCAACACGCTAAAATGTGTAACCAAATCACCATTGCAGGCATGATGATGAGTGTGATGGAAGCCTTGGCTTATGCCAAATCCGCTGATTTAGACCCCGAAAAAATGTTGACCTCGGTTGGTTCCGGTGCAGCCACCTCGTGGACGCTCCAAAACCTGATGCCCCGCGTCCTAAAAGGCGACCTGAATCCGGGCTTCTTTGTGGCCCATTTCATCAAGGATATGGACATTGCCCTGCACGAGGCCGAAAAACGCGGACTCGAATTGCCCGCTTTGCGTCTGGCGCGCCAACAATACCAGCGCCTCGCAGATATGGGATACGCCCACCTCGGAACCCACGCCTTATGGTTGGTTTATGAGGATTCTTTAGGGTGATTTAAGTCAACCAGAGGTGCATTTGGGTGCTTGTGGTGGGAGAAAGCCGGAAGGAACGGCGGTGTTCGGGCGTAGGGCCATGAAGGGCCAGTGCGGCGTAATGGGCTTGGGTGGGATAACCTTTGTGGCGGTCAAAGCCAAAATTGGGGTAGGCTTTGTGTAGATCGTGCATCATGCGGTCACGGGTCACTTTGGCGACGATCGAAGACGCGCCGATGCACTGGCTACGGGCATCCCCTTTCACTAATGCCTCGGCACGAAAGGGGCAATTTGGGTAAATCCGGTTTCCGTCAATGAGTAGAAGATCTGGTGCGGGATCAAGGTTTTGTACCGCCCTTTTCATCGCCTCCATGGCGGCCCAAAGGATGTTCAATTGGTCAATCTCGGCGGCAGAACAAACCCCAATTCCAACAGAAATAGCCTGTTGCAGGATGGTGTCATATGCCTTTTCCCGCTGAGTGGCCGTGAGTTTTTTGCTATCCGCAACATCGGGAAGCACCAGATTGGGTGGCAACATCACCGCCGCTGCCACAACCGAGCCAGCCAAACATCCACGCCCTGCCTCGTCCACACCCGCCAAGAAATGTACCGATTTCTCCTGAAAATAGACTTGGTCGAATGCAGCGCCAGCAGAAGTTGGTCCCATTATTTGCTACGTGTCGTCATCCGGATTTGTAGTTCCGGTTCGATTTTTCGTTGGATAGAAGGCAATTTGGGATCATTGATCCGTCGCATAACTTGTGTCGCTGCTTCTAACCCCACTTGGAACATCTTTTGGTTGATGCTCGAAAGTCCCAGAAACCGACTGATCTTAAGGTCGTCGTATCCGATTACAGCCATGTCTTCCGGAACCCGTTTTCCCATTTCACGTAGAGCGGCCAACGCTCCTATGGCCAATACATCGCTGGCAGCAAAAATTGCCGTAACATCCGGGGCATTTTTTATCAGGGCCTGAATGGCTTCATAGCCCGCTTCTTCGCTGTGTCCGGCATGTTTGATGGTGATGCCTTCCTGAATCAGCAGCGGGTCGAAGGGCAATCCAGCATTTAATAACGCCCTTCGGTAGCCGTCAGCACGCGGGGCGGCGTCTTCGCTCCATTCATGGGGGGCCAACATCCCAATCCGGGTGTGTCCTTGTTCCACCAAATGCTGAACCGCCATTGCGGCGCCAGCTGTGTCGTCCCAGTAAAAGCTGTCAAATTCATCGCTGCGCGTACCAATTAAGACCACCGGAGCATTGAGTAAACGCACTTCGTACAACAACTTTTCATCCAATCCAGGTAGTGCCAAAAGCAAAGCATCCACCGAACCACGTTGAAAAAATCGGGTAAGTGTTTCGTGTGGATTTTGCGAACTGAGGTCGGTGAGCAAAAGGTCAAATCCATTTTCCCGAATGGTGTCTTTTACGCCTTTGAGCATCTCGTTATAAAACAAAGCCGTAAAGGAAGGGGTGGCCACCGAGATGGTTTGGGAGTTTTGTTGGGCGAGCATTTTGGCCATTCGGTGTGGGCGGAACCCTAAAATCTCGATACTGGCCATTACCTTCTGACGGGTTGCTTGAGAAACTTCGGGCGAATTGTTTAAAACACGTGAAACCGTGGAGATTGCAACCCCCGCATGTTGTGCAACCTCGTAGATGGTGACTTTACCGATAGACATGACTTCCCCGTAGTTTAGTGCTGGAACCGCTTCCGGATAGAATATAATATAAACTTGTCGAAATACCTTGTTTGAAATCGCTTTTGTTAAGCGTAATTTGAAGCAACATAAACATCCACAAACTTTAAATCAAGTCTTATGGCGCGCGTTGAACTTCAAGATATAAAGAAGCAATACGAGAATGGGTATGTGGCCGTTCACGGAGCAAATTTCACCATCGAAGACGGTGAGTTTATGGTTCTGGTTGGCCCATCCGGTTGTGGGAAAAGTACCACGCTCAGAATGATTGCAGGCCTCGAAACCATTTCTTCCGGAACTTTGCGCATCGGGAATACGGTCGTAAACGACATTGCGCCTAAAGACCGTGATATTGCGATGGTATTTCAAAACTATGCGCTGTATCCCCACATGACCGTCTATGATAACATGGCTTTTGGGTTGAAACTGCGAAAGTTCGATAAAGCAGAAATCCATGAGCGTGTGCAGAATGCGGCTAAGATTTTGGGCATTGAGAGTATGTTAGACCGCAAACCGAAAGAACTTTCTGGGGGGCAGCGCCAGCGGGTGGCGGTAGGCCGGGCCATTGTTCGTAAACCCAAAGTCTTTTTGTTTGATGAACCCCTTTCAAACTTAGATGCCAAGTTACGGGTACAAATGCGGGCGGAGATATCTAAACTGCACCGCCAATTAGGGACAACAATGGTCTATGTGACGCATGATCAGGTAGAAGCCATGACGATGGGAAACCGTATCGTGGTGATGAAGGATGGACACATTATGCAATTAGATACACCACTTAACCTCTACAATCAACCAGCGAATAAGTTTGTGGCGGGTTTTATAGGTTCGCCTGCCATGAATTTTATTTCGGGAACCATCGAACGCCAAAATGGCCTCGTTTTTCGGTCTGAAAAAGAAGCATTACACCTGCCCGTTGGTCGTACCCACGAAACCGCCTTATCGGGCTATATTGGCAAAGCCGTTACATTAGGCATTCGCCCAGAAGATATTTATGTGCAAAACCGCATTCTAACGGAAAATGAAACCGCACTGGCGGGCGAAATGATCTTGGAGGTGGAAGAACCCATGGGCAACGAAACCTTTATTTATGCAGGTTGCGTGGATGGTACCATCGTTGCTCGGATAGATCCGCAAGAATTGCCCGATGTAGGTGCTGCGATTCATCTCGTATTCGACCTGACCAAACAACACTTTTTTGACAACGCCACCGAGTTGGCTATCCGATAAATAGGGCGGGTTGTTGGCTTTTTCCCTTTCGGCGCATGGGTCGGAAGGGATTTTTTTGTACATGATCTTTTTCTTTGCCCAACTTCCGTTTATCTGAGTTCAGGCTAAAGTAACAGAATACCGATCCTGTAGTGTTTGTCAGATACATTGTAGTCGGATACCCATCTCACAACCCAATCGTTCTGACGTCCAACAAAAATCATTATTGTGCTCGGTTCTATATAATGGGAGAATATCCTTTTAATCTAATTATATAGGCAACTTTATAAATGTTTTTGGCTTGTATATTGCTTGGTTTGCAAGTAATAGTAACTCGTTTTAAGTAAGCCTAACTACCATCATTTAATCCTTTTTTTATGAAAAAACTATTTTTATGCTGCTTGCTTTTGCCTGCACTGGTCTTAGCCCAGAAAATGAAAATCAAAAACGGTACCGAATTCGTACTGGTGGAAGTTCAAATGAACTATGAAGACCATTCGACGGGAAATTTATTGGATGCCTACAATAACAAAAAAGCCCTAAAGCCTGGAGAGACGTTTACCTTGCCACACTGCAATACATTCGGTGCCGGAGACCCTATGGTCTTTAATGTCTCGGCCACCGACGCCGACAAAGACCTGTACCTCTTTGGGGAGGTGGATATTTGTAAAACACCTCAAATTGTGATTGAAGCGAAACACCTCTTCATTGACGACCCTGAAAACAATCCCTCTGAAGAGGACGTGTATTCGGATAGCAACCCCATGACGAATCAAATCCGCTACGACGACTTTGTTCAATTCGTTGAAAAAACCTTTGGCCCTGCACTCAAGGCGGGTTCAATGGCTTTGGTAAAGGCACAATTTTCTCAAAGAATACGGGAAGGTCTAGGGGTTTCGGTGGCAGGACAGACGACATTTACCCAAGCAATGCTGAATAAAGCCAAAATTTGGTACACAGCAGGAAAAACAGAACAAACCCCACGGGCACCTTTTGGCAGTTTTGAGTTTTCCAAAAAACTATACCCCGTTCTTTATGTGGGTGAAGACCTCAATACCGAGGGTATCTTTTTTGTGTTTGATCGGGAGGGCGAAGGAGAGGACGCTTGGAAAATAGAAATGATTATGGATGCGCCGGCCTTCCAGTCGTATGCTGCCGTGCTGGATGGCGAACTAGACGAATTGGCCGACGAGGTAACCACAGAAGGTGATCAAAACAATGAGGCTTTGCAAGAATATGAACAATTTATGGCCTGGATGGAAGCCCAATTGTTGCCCGTCTTGAAGTCGTCTAACTACAATAAGTTTACATGCCTCTTTGGAGATGATTGCGACACTAATGTGACCCAGCCTGTATTCTTAAAACTGGTCCGGTTTTTTGCCCAGACAGGTACGTTCGAGGCAATGCCCAATGAAAATATGGATTTTACCGAGGCGATTGATCCAGTTATTTTCTTTGGTATTCACTATAATGAAGACAATGAAGATGGTTTCTACCTCAATTTTCGCAGGGTAGATCAGGGCGAGTGGCGTATCCGCAAAGTAACACCTGCAAAAGAATTGAAATAGGTTTGACTGCTGCAGGGCTGGTCAAAAACAATACCCTATGACGGTGCATTGAGCGCATGTTAATTAAGCCCGCGCCAAAAAGGAAGCCCATCACCCGCCGTGCGGATAGGCTACGGTTAAACAAAGGGTGTAAAGACAAAAAA from Bacteroidetes Order II. bacterium encodes the following:
- the ugpC gene encoding sn-glycerol-3-phosphate ABC transporter ATP-binding protein UgpC; this translates as MARVELQDIKKQYENGYVAVHGANFTIEDGEFMVLVGPSGCGKSTTLRMIAGLETISSGTLRIGNTVVNDIAPKDRDIAMVFQNYALYPHMTVYDNMAFGLKLRKFDKAEIHERVQNAAKILGIESMLDRKPKELSGGQRQRVAVGRAIVRKPKVFLFDEPLSNLDAKLRVQMRAEISKLHRQLGTTMVYVTHDQVEAMTMGNRIVVMKDGHIMQLDTPLNLYNQPANKFVAGFIGSPAMNFISGTIERQNGLVFRSEKEALHLPVGRTHETALSGYIGKAVTLGIRPEDIYVQNRILTENETALAGEMILEVEEPMGNETFIYAGCVDGTIVARIDPQELPDVGAAIHLVFDLTKQHFFDNATELAIR
- a CDS encoding NAD(P)-dependent oxidoreductase, with the translated sequence MEKNQPILGFIGTGVMGKSMAGHWLKAGYEVWVYNRTREKLVSLLEMGAKEAQSVADIAQHAQVIATMLGFPTDVEDIYLGENGLIANGSPAQLLVDFTTSSPDLARKIAGKAREKGISTLDAPVSGGDTGAREARLSIMCGGAEEAFKTAWPLLNLLGQNILHHGPDGAGQHAKMCNQITIAGMMMSVMEALAYAKSADLDPEKMLTSVGSGAATSWTLQNLMPRVLKGDLNPGFFVAHFIKDMDIALHEAEKRGLELPALRLARQQYQRLADMGYAHLGTHALWLVYEDSLG
- a CDS encoding ribonuclease HII, translated to MGPTSAGAAFDQVYFQEKSVHFLAGVDEAGRGCLAGSVVAAAVMLPPNLVLPDVADSKKLTATQREKAYDTILQQAISVGIGVCSAAEIDQLNILWAAMEAMKRAVQNLDPAPDLLLIDGNRIYPNCPFRAEALVKGDARSQCIGASSIVAKVTRDRMMHDLHKAYPNFGFDRHKGYPTQAHYAALALHGPTPEHRRSFRLSPTTSTQMHLWLT
- a CDS encoding LacI family DNA-binding transcriptional regulator produces the protein MSIGKVTIYEVAQHAGVAISTVSRVLNNSPEVSQATRQKVMASIEILGFRPHRMAKMLAQQNSQTISVATPSFTALFYNEMLKGVKDTIRENGFDLLLTDLSSQNPHETLTRFFQRGSVDALLLALPGLDEKLLYEVRLLNAPVVLIGTRSDEFDSFYWDDTAGAAMAVQHLVEQGHTRIGMLAPHEWSEDAAPRADGYRRALLNAGLPFDPLLIQEGITIKHAGHSEEAGYEAIQALIKNAPDVTAIFAASDVLAIGALAALREMGKRVPEDMAVIGYDDLKISRFLGLSSINQKMFQVGLEAATQVMRRINDPKLPSIQRKIEPELQIRMTTRSK
- a CDS encoding PorV/PorQ family protein, with the translated sequence MKKLVYLVVMVLCLPIGTRAQSKVATTSVPFLEIGVGARNVALGEASVSAVNDITALYWNPAGITKMKNVEVGFQHTTWFAGTQLQYAAGGVNLGNAGAIGVSMYAMGSGEMQVRTLEYEGGTGETFNVQDLSIGLSYAKALTDNFSIGGTAKFINSRLWRMSAKTMALDLGVQYQTPLKNLNLGFAISNFGGQMKLAGDNTNTRVDLDPLGAGDNDGLLGNLAVKSWDLPLLFRIGVHYNAVKTANSRLMITTNALYPNNNERSVNVGAEYAFREIFFLRAGMSNLFLPDANRGQGNMRLGFGLLLGGKIGADYAFADRGDLGSTNIIGATIRL